A single genomic interval of Spirosoma taeanense harbors:
- a CDS encoding winged helix-turn-helix domain-containing protein — protein sequence MPVRRNLLPVKRKYLGGLLLLTVISIICVAFSMTGNDDFDFARREIMLRRIGHEILLQSGDSTSRVLPIKKIAKNEYQISFENAFTFQPESLVNTTQRLLAKDPLASDYIVNVLNCADASVAYGYAISKNKKDDIVACIGRRQSISCYMIHIKFKPVGITTAQTGYFLGSLAVLAFVGFIFLRSVKPRRPLVDSQPTGIFTLGSMSFDAETRKLMINGKAIDLTRTETRVLRIFALSPNEAIERSRLQKEIWEDEGVIVGRSLDMFISKLRKKLEFDPNIRIVVIRGKGYKLEISA from the coding sequence ATGCCTGTTAGACGAAATCTGTTGCCAGTCAAGCGGAAATACCTTGGCGGATTGTTACTACTCACGGTTATCTCGATAATCTGCGTGGCTTTCAGCATGACCGGCAATGATGACTTTGACTTTGCCAGAAGGGAAATTATGCTTCGCCGGATCGGACATGAAATATTGCTTCAGTCGGGCGATAGTACATCACGGGTACTTCCAATAAAAAAGATCGCCAAAAATGAATACCAGATCAGTTTTGAGAATGCGTTTACGTTTCAACCCGAATCCCTAGTAAATACTACGCAGCGTTTGTTAGCCAAAGACCCGCTCGCCAGTGATTACATTGTTAATGTACTGAACTGTGCCGATGCCAGTGTAGCCTATGGATATGCTATATCAAAAAATAAGAAAGATGATATTGTAGCCTGTATAGGAAGAAGGCAATCCATATCATGTTACATGATCCATATTAAATTTAAACCGGTAGGAATAACTACAGCACAGACTGGATATTTTCTGGGCAGCCTTGCAGTTTTAGCATTTGTTGGATTTATTTTTTTGAGATCTGTTAAGCCGCGGAGGCCCTTAGTTGACAGTCAGCCTACTGGTATATTCACTTTAGGGTCAATGTCATTCGACGCCGAGACTCGTAAGCTCATGATAAATGGAAAGGCCATAGACCTGACCAGAACTGAAACCCGTGTATTACGTATTTTCGCGTTGTCTCCTAACGAGGCTATAGAGCGAAGCCGGCTACAAAAAGAGATATGGGAAGACGAAGGTGTTATAGTGGGCCGCAGTCTGGATATGTTCATTTCAAAACTTAGAAAAAAACTGGAGTTTGATCCGAACATCAGGATTGTTGTCATACGCGGCAAAGGATATAAGCTTGAAATTAGCGCTTAG
- a CDS encoding DUF3223 domain-containing protein — translation MARPLKIGQNEFKFKKDAIAHYKAILNSYDFGHSLNDSDYEAVIDLLYYDYLNCLGTEGELQEDSDEAQELVENSVDTNAEDISIEDIKVARVQFNTKCFEVFYSDNTSQYISYLMLINNPKYDPEMLFYAACRNAVHADIHAVKQGYFDNHSVKGQVKCQETGILSKWTELAVDHRQPHTFSIIVDRFKEVNNFDFDAIEYTSSLDNQLIFKDENLTQSFRDYHKAKANLRIVRKECNSSRTGLARVKKTTKDLTIK, via the coding sequence ATGGCAAGACCGCTCAAAATAGGACAAAACGAGTTTAAGTTCAAGAAAGATGCAATCGCTCATTACAAAGCGATTCTCAACTCTTATGACTTTGGACATTCGCTTAACGACTCTGACTACGAGGCTGTAATTGACCTTCTTTATTACGATTATTTGAACTGCTTAGGCACAGAGGGAGAATTACAGGAAGATAGTGATGAAGCGCAAGAATTGGTAGAAAATAGCGTAGATACAAACGCAGAAGACATTTCTATTGAAGACATAAAAGTGGCCCGCGTTCAATTTAACACCAAATGTTTTGAAGTTTTTTACAGTGATAATACCAGCCAATATATTTCGTACCTGATGTTGATCAACAACCCAAAATATGACCCAGAAATGTTGTTTTATGCAGCCTGTAGAAACGCTGTTCATGCTGATATTCACGCCGTGAAACAGGGTTATTTTGACAATCATTCTGTCAAGGGCCAAGTTAAATGTCAGGAAACGGGTATTTTATCAAAATGGACTGAATTAGCCGTTGACCATCGACAACCACATACCTTTTCGATAATTGTCGACCGCTTTAAAGAGGTGAACAACTTTGATTTTGATGCAATTGAGTATACCTCAAGCCTAGACAATCAACTTATATTCAAGGACGAGAATTTGACCCAAAGTTTCAGGGATTACCACAAAGCCAAAGCAAACCTACGAATAGTTAGAAAGGAGTGCAATTCAAGTAGGACGGGACTGGCAAGGGTAAAAAAGACAACGAAAGATTTGACAATAAAATAA
- a CDS encoding penicillin acylase family protein — MTRLLSSLVGFVCSLIIFLNLNTIQAQPFSQPEITRWQQRAKQVTITRDTWGVPHIYGKTDADVVFGLLYTQCEDDFDRVEMNYLDAIGRLAEVEGESALYHDLRARLFGDSTQAIAIYKKSPAWMKSLLDAFADGTNYFLYTHPNVKPKLLTRFRPWMPLLFSEGSIGGNISVVPINRIKDFYEQRKSTSWLKEVNHYERESIGSNGFAIAPAKSATKNALLLINPHTSFYFRSEVHMSSQAGLNAYGAVTWGQFFIYQGFNENCGWMHTSSYADSMDEYLETIEKKGNALYYRHGSALKPVRTQTIRLPYKTAQGMASKEFTMYFTHHGPIAGEKDGKWLAVAMMNTPLNALEQSYLRTKATGYESFKKVMKLNGNASNNTVFADRDGNIAYWHGNFMPRRDTQFDWNQPVDGSNPATDWKGLHLVEEIVQVRNPASGWIQNCNATPFTVSGNSSPDKSKFPAYMAPDAENYRGINAVRVLSRKSVFTLDTLIAAANDPHLAAFDDLLPSLLSAYQTTAETTANASKDLSEAIQILKDWDRGYSKSSIAQTLAIYWGERIQRLARSRAATDQRFDNLSLTAFTIDKTSPQEKVAALTDAMTELTRDFGTWKTPWGDINRYQRLTGNIQEVYDDQKPSIPVAFTSSAWGSLAAFAARTYPGTVKRYGSVGNSFVAVVEFGKRVKARSVVTGGQSSRPGSKHFTDQAPLYCEGQFKDVWFYPEDVQKHVEKTYHPGEK, encoded by the coding sequence ATGACTCGTTTGCTATCTTCCCTGGTCGGTTTTGTTTGTAGCCTGATCATCTTTCTGAATCTGAACACCATCCAGGCGCAGCCCTTCAGCCAGCCGGAAATTACCCGCTGGCAGCAACGGGCCAAGCAGGTTACCATTACCCGCGATACCTGGGGCGTTCCGCACATTTACGGTAAGACGGACGCCGACGTAGTGTTCGGGCTGCTGTACACCCAATGCGAAGATGACTTCGACCGGGTTGAGATGAATTACCTGGACGCTATTGGCCGCCTGGCCGAAGTCGAAGGTGAATCGGCCCTGTACCATGATTTGCGGGCGCGGCTGTTTGGGGATTCAACCCAGGCCATTGCCATCTACAAAAAGAGTCCGGCCTGGATGAAAAGCCTGCTGGATGCCTTCGCCGACGGCACGAACTATTTTCTCTACACCCACCCGAACGTAAAGCCTAAACTCCTGACCCGGTTTCGGCCCTGGATGCCGCTGTTGTTCAGCGAGGGCAGCATTGGCGGGAATATCAGCGTGGTGCCCATCAACCGGATCAAGGATTTCTACGAGCAACGGAAATCAACATCCTGGCTGAAAGAGGTGAATCATTACGAGCGGGAGTCGATCGGCTCGAACGGCTTTGCAATTGCCCCGGCGAAAAGCGCAACCAAAAATGCCCTGCTGCTGATTAACCCGCACACTTCGTTCTATTTCCGGTCGGAAGTCCACATGAGTAGTCAGGCGGGACTGAACGCCTACGGCGCCGTTACGTGGGGGCAGTTTTTCATCTACCAGGGTTTCAACGAAAACTGCGGCTGGATGCACACCTCCAGCTATGCCGACTCGATGGACGAATACCTGGAGACGATTGAGAAAAAAGGCAACGCCTTGTATTACCGGCACGGCAGCGCACTCAAACCCGTTCGGACCCAGACGATCCGCCTGCCTTATAAAACGGCTCAGGGTATGGCCTCGAAAGAGTTTACGATGTATTTCACGCACCACGGTCCCATTGCGGGTGAGAAGGACGGGAAGTGGCTTGCCGTAGCGATGATGAATACGCCCCTGAATGCGCTGGAACAGTCGTACCTGCGCACGAAAGCGACCGGCTACGAAAGCTTCAAAAAGGTGATGAAGCTCAACGGAAATGCGTCGAACAATACCGTCTTTGCGGACCGCGACGGCAACATTGCCTACTGGCACGGTAACTTCATGCCCCGCCGGGACACGCAGTTCGACTGGAACCAGCCCGTTGACGGCAGCAACCCCGCCACCGACTGGAAGGGCCTGCATCTGGTTGAGGAGATTGTACAGGTACGTAACCCGGCCAGCGGCTGGATTCAGAACTGCAACGCTACGCCCTTTACGGTATCGGGCAACAGCAGTCCGGACAAGAGCAAGTTTCCGGCCTATATGGCCCCCGACGCCGAGAACTACCGGGGCATCAACGCCGTGCGGGTACTCAGTCGGAAGTCGGTGTTTACGCTCGATACGCTGATTGCAGCCGCCAACGATCCGCACCTGGCCGCTTTCGACGACCTGCTGCCGTCCTTATTGAGTGCGTATCAGACGACCGCCGAAACGACCGCCAACGCTTCTAAAGATTTGTCGGAAGCCATCCAGATTCTGAAAGACTGGGACCGGGGCTATAGTAAATCGTCGATTGCCCAGACGCTGGCGATTTACTGGGGTGAACGCATCCAGCGGTTAGCCCGCAGCCGCGCAGCCACCGACCAGCGATTCGACAACCTGAGCCTGACTGCCTTTACGATTGACAAGACCTCCCCGCAGGAAAAAGTAGCGGCCCTGACCGACGCTATGACCGAGCTGACGCGCGACTTCGGCACCTGGAAAACGCCATGGGGCGACATCAACCGCTACCAGCGCCTGACCGGCAACATCCAGGAAGTCTATGATGACCAGAAGCCCAGTATTCCGGTGGCCTTTACGTCCTCGGCCTGGGGATCGCTGGCGGCTTTTGCGGCCCGCACCTACCCCGGCACCGTAAAACGCTACGGCAGCGTGGGTAATAGTTTCGTGGCCGTGGTAGAGTTTGGTAAGCGGGTCAAAGCCCGATCTGTCGTTACGGGCGGCCAGAGCAGCCGACCCGGCTCGAAACACTTCACCGACCAGGCTCCGCTCTACTGCGAGGGCCAGTTCAAAGACGTCTGGTTCTACCCCGAAGACGTACAAAAACACGTCGAGAAGACCTATCATCCGGGCGAGAAATAG
- a CDS encoding amidase, whose protein sequence is MQRFPLYFHSFRFFLFWVVFNLIGLLSAQAQVPSKASPTNKFELLETTISDIHRAFRSGSLTSEQLVRAYLERIQTFDQSTKLNSIIVINPEAIAAARALDAEFRKTGKLRPLHGIPVIVKDNFNTKGLQTTGGSIALKGFAPTEDAYQVQKIREAGAIVLAKSNMAEWAFTPMHSQSSIAGETLNPYNLAFVPAGSSGGTAAAVAANLGAVGLGSDTGNSIRGPSSHNALAGFRTSLGLVSRYGIIPLYTRNDVGGPMCRTVEDAVRLLEVTAGYDPHDPITKYSQGKIPKNYTQFLRKDGLKGARIGVLRQVSDRNIHPEIKQLFDQAIADMTRMGAQVVEVTLPDFDTLRANQWCAEFKADLETYLQTFVKRDTLKTLDDVIRVGGYSDLVRDRLTYQQTHTGRANHPEIPCGDAFTDLLRIAFRKAIEAEMDRQHVDALIYPSWNYPPARVGDAKGYKGDNSQLIAPATGQPAFTVPMGFTTGNLPAGLQFLGRLFDEPTLIRLTYAYEQGTHHRVAPKQFSMTVR, encoded by the coding sequence ATGCAGCGATTTCCCCTTTATTTTCATTCGTTTCGCTTCTTTCTCTTTTGGGTAGTATTCAACCTGATCGGCTTGCTTTCAGCGCAGGCGCAGGTTCCGTCAAAAGCGTCGCCCACCAACAAATTTGAGTTGCTGGAAACCACCATCAGCGACATCCACCGGGCGTTTCGTTCGGGGTCGCTGACGAGCGAACAACTGGTTAGGGCTTACCTCGAACGCATCCAGACCTTTGACCAGTCGACTAAGCTCAATTCCATTATCGTCATCAATCCGGAAGCCATCGCTGCGGCCCGCGCGCTGGATGCCGAGTTTCGGAAAACCGGTAAACTGCGCCCACTGCACGGCATTCCGGTTATTGTAAAGGATAATTTCAACACAAAGGGGCTGCAGACCACGGGCGGCTCCATCGCGCTGAAAGGTTTCGCCCCCACCGAAGACGCCTATCAGGTTCAGAAAATCCGTGAAGCGGGCGCTATCGTCCTGGCCAAGTCGAACATGGCCGAGTGGGCCTTTACGCCCATGCACTCACAAAGCTCGATAGCGGGCGAAACGCTGAATCCATACAATCTGGCCTTTGTACCGGCCGGGTCGAGCGGGGGCACGGCGGCAGCAGTAGCCGCTAATCTGGGCGCGGTTGGTCTGGGGTCCGATACGGGCAACTCCATCCGGGGGCCTTCGTCGCATAACGCCCTGGCAGGTTTCCGGACCTCGCTCGGGTTAGTGAGTCGGTACGGCATTATTCCGCTTTACACCCGTAACGATGTGGGTGGCCCCATGTGCCGGACAGTCGAAGACGCCGTTCGGCTGCTGGAGGTTACGGCCGGCTACGATCCGCATGACCCCATTACCAAATACAGCCAGGGTAAAATCCCTAAAAACTATACTCAGTTCCTACGTAAAGACGGCCTGAAAGGCGCGCGTATCGGGGTGCTGCGCCAGGTGAGCGACCGGAACATTCACCCGGAAATCAAACAGCTTTTCGATCAGGCCATTGCCGACATGACCCGGATGGGTGCGCAGGTCGTTGAGGTAACGCTGCCGGATTTCGATACGCTGCGGGCCAATCAGTGGTGCGCCGAATTCAAAGCTGATCTGGAAACCTACCTCCAGACCTTCGTGAAGCGCGATACGCTGAAAACCCTGGACGATGTGATTCGGGTCGGCGGCTATTCGGATCTGGTGCGCGACCGGCTCACCTACCAGCAAACGCATACGGGTCGGGCAAACCACCCCGAAATTCCCTGTGGCGACGCCTTCACCGACCTGCTGCGGATTGCCTTCCGGAAAGCGATCGAAGCCGAGATGGACCGGCAGCACGTAGATGCGTTGATCTACCCGTCCTGGAATTACCCGCCCGCGCGGGTTGGCGACGCCAAAGGCTATAAAGGCGACAACAGCCAGCTCATTGCCCCGGCAACGGGTCAGCCTGCCTTTACAGTTCCCATGGGCTTTACGACGGGCAATCTCCCCGCCGGACTTCAGTTTCTGGGCCGACTGTTCGACGAGCCGACCTTAATCCGGCTGACGTATGCCTATGAGCAGGGTACTCATCACCGCGTAGCGCCCAAACAATTTTCGATGACGGTTCGGTAA